In one window of Drosophila mauritiana strain mau12 chromosome X, ASM438214v1, whole genome shotgun sequence DNA:
- the LOC117148563 gene encoding uncharacterized protein LOC117148563 has product MDKRDKSDHKLKLTLDTRCKNCEDDGNRNQNLILNRNQNQESTPGWDAMEMGHLYANSVIALRRNHRQRQDGRSDHTINGHKLHDPKEEPPDRR; this is encoded by the exons ATGGACAAAAGGGATAAGTCTG accacaaattgaaattgaccCTAGACACGCGGTGCAAGAATTGCGAAGACGATGGCAACCGAAATCAAAATCTGATTCTCAATCGGAATCAGAATCAGGAGTCCACGCCGGGCTGGGATGCCATGGAGATGGGACATTTGTATGCAAATTCAGTGATTGCTCTCCGCAGAAACCACAGGCAAAGGCAAGACGGTAGGAGCGACCACACAATAAATGGGCATAAATTACACGACCCGAAGGAGGAGCCACCAGACAGACGGTGA